A genomic region of Streptosporangium lutulentum contains the following coding sequences:
- a CDS encoding TetR/AcrR family transcriptional regulator codes for MARDMLTKDQIVQTAIELLDDEGLEGLNMRSLGKRLGTAATAVYWHVKNKDDLILLAGDHVWHEIELPDLDTLDWRTAATAMATSLHTMLSRHPWLVQALGSHLFYGLGKARHDDHSLAVYEAAGFVGAEADRAAATVFTFVLGSVLGASAMVSLTRRLSRDGVNAQELIQDTMVKASDVAMQFPRLRSRLTTPAADYNASPEQTFESGLNALLNGLEAELPDRVPTGPDVR; via the coding sequence ATGGCGCGCGACATGTTGACCAAGGACCAGATCGTCCAGACCGCGATCGAACTACTCGACGACGAGGGCCTGGAAGGCCTGAACATGCGAAGCCTGGGCAAACGGCTCGGCACCGCCGCAACGGCGGTCTACTGGCATGTCAAGAACAAGGACGACCTCATCCTGCTCGCCGGCGACCACGTGTGGCACGAGATCGAACTGCCCGACCTCGACACCCTCGACTGGCGGACGGCGGCCACCGCGATGGCCACCAGCCTGCACACCATGCTCAGCAGGCACCCCTGGCTGGTACAGGCGTTGGGCTCGCACCTCTTCTACGGACTCGGCAAGGCGCGCCACGACGACCACAGCCTCGCGGTCTACGAGGCGGCCGGCTTTGTCGGCGCCGAGGCCGACCGCGCCGCGGCCACCGTCTTCACGTTCGTCCTCGGCAGTGTCCTCGGCGCATCCGCCATGGTCTCCCTGACCCGGCGGCTGAGCCGCGACGGCGTGAACGCGCAAGAGCTGATCCAAGACACCATGGTCAAGGCGAGCGACGTCGCCATGCAATTCCCGCGACTACGCAGCCGCCTCACCACACCGGCCGCCGACTACAACGCCTCACCCGAGCAGACCTTCGAATCCGGCCTCAACGCCCTCCTCAACGGCCTTGAGGCCGAACTCCCCGACCGCGTACCGACCGGCCCGGACGTGCGCTGA
- a CDS encoding NADPH-dependent F420 reductase, with translation MTTVGFIGSGNIGGTVARLAIAAGYDVVLSNSRGPQTLKELVDELGPRASAATSAEAAAAGDLVVVSIPLQAYRDVPVEPLAGKTVLDTNNYYPQRDGTFPELDAGSTTSSELLQRHLTTSKVVKVFNNIYFEHLRALARPTGAADRSALAIAGDDVGAKGETTAFLDRIGYDTVDAGALADGWCFQPGTPAYGFIYAGGIENFWESPGVPADAAALGAKLAAARR, from the coding sequence ATGACAACTGTTGGATTCATCGGCAGCGGAAATATCGGCGGCACGGTCGCCCGGCTCGCCATCGCGGCCGGCTACGACGTGGTGCTGAGCAACTCGCGCGGCCCGCAGACATTGAAGGAACTGGTCGACGAGCTCGGGCCGAGGGCTAGCGCGGCGACCTCCGCCGAGGCCGCCGCAGCCGGCGATCTGGTGGTCGTCAGCATTCCGCTGCAGGCCTATCGCGATGTTCCAGTGGAGCCGCTCGCCGGCAAGACCGTCCTCGACACCAACAACTACTACCCCCAGCGGGACGGGACCTTCCCGGAGCTCGACGCCGGATCCACCACGTCCAGCGAACTGCTGCAGCGGCACCTGACGACGTCCAAGGTCGTCAAGGTCTTCAACAACATCTACTTCGAGCATCTGCGGGCGCTGGCCCGGCCCACCGGTGCGGCGGACCGCAGTGCCCTGGCGATCGCGGGCGATGACGTTGGCGCGAAGGGAGAGACGACCGCGTTCCTCGACCGGATCGGCTACGACACCGTCGACGCGGGAGCGCTCGCGGACGGGTGGTGCTTCCAGCCGGGAACCCCTGCGTACGGCTTTATTTATGCGGGGGGCATCGAGAACTTCTGGGAGTCACCGGGAGTACCCGCCGACGCTGCGGCGCTCGGCGCGAAGCTGGCCGCCGCCCGGCGTTGA
- a CDS encoding SMI1/KNR4 family protein — translation MVISNTPRYPWGDLLRTVNDAAQKYFAEYRAIPPEQRADPDDGFGRATWLGAPGAGEAEIARHEERLGMRLPPSYREFLQVTNGWDEYSHASLRLMPLAEVGWTRDVDPELARIWDQLEDDHDPQDQWYLHQESMSGSLYISECIEGQVYLLNPHVVGPDGEWEAWDFATWHPGEVRYRSFWDLMEREFGRYLS, via the coding sequence ATGGTGATCTCCAATACCCCCCGTTATCCCTGGGGCGACCTTCTCCGCACCGTGAACGACGCGGCCCAGAAGTACTTCGCCGAGTACAGGGCTATTCCGCCGGAACAGCGAGCGGATCCGGACGACGGATTCGGCCGTGCCACCTGGCTCGGCGCGCCGGGTGCCGGGGAGGCCGAGATCGCGCGACACGAGGAACGCCTCGGCATGCGTCTTCCGCCAAGCTATCGGGAGTTCCTCCAGGTCACCAATGGCTGGGACGAGTACAGCCATGCATCTCTCCGCCTGATGCCCCTGGCCGAAGTCGGCTGGACCCGTGATGTCGACCCAGAACTCGCCCGGATCTGGGATCAGTTGGAGGACGATCACGACCCACAGGATCAGTGGTATCTCCATCAGGAGTCCATGTCCGGCAGCCTCTACATATCCGAGTGCATCGAGGGGCAGGTGTACCTGCTCAACCCGCACGTCGTCGGACCGGACGGCGAGTGGGAGGCATGGGACTTCGCGACCTGGCATCCGGGCGAGGTCCGCTACAGGTCGTTCTGGGACCTCATGGAGCGCGAGTTCGGCAGGTACCTATCGTGA
- a CDS encoding nucleotide-binding protein — translation MARHDREESLEEQLAWLDAIKEQEEAPVVAAKSAAVVEDAVISPYPKDPWSSVPTESDATSSPLFRAAVDSAYQPASASTTVIVPPAEDADAAEWMEVSETVSAFTVPPPSASTKQDNDGFLAPLKPLPRQEPGDADTYTPSEFTEPAIRTPYVEPEPEPSRGLFEQPHRPAEPAEPFKLVPARPLGPDTGSFEPTVSETQRFTFGSSEFGGKDSGRSTSGGADSASGTGQFAVGGTDSASGTGQFAVGDADSASGTGSFAVSDAESDRFTPGGADSASGTGQFAVGGTDSASGTGQFAVGGVDSGRSTSDGADSASGTGQFAVSGTDSASGTGQFAVGGAESDRFTSGGTDSEGFTDGGEHDRDRSIFKAAEPAEAKESPRTTSGHFGSEPVEPFRTPQSFGADRPQPAPSPDRSAPDRSAPGSFGSDFSGPQDSPGFSGFSGPSAFGRERDTAFGPSRDTPSPADRPSFDRVSFDRADRVSPDRAEQVPTGRDTVSAPERETAFAPGPDTITPAREPYQARRRQSPVPPPAFSTPSRPQVPGVPRQSADSLDPESLLKGRRNSPAGGWRKLIYKASAGLIKPGESPEVRRRRELVSRARTPVATGHHRVAVLSLKGGVGKTTTTVGLGATLAQVRGDRVIAVDANPDRGTLSDKVELETSATVRDLLNERQQIKRYVDIRAFTSQAPSRLEILASDRDPSVSEAFSASDYQSVSQVLENFYSICITDCGTGLLHSAMSGVLGLADQLVLVSSPSVDGARAASATLDWLEAHHYEDLVRSATVVLCSVRPRSKSTVDLDRLEAHFAARCRAVIRVPYDPHLEEGAEIDLERLQPATRESYLRLAASVGDGFAGLQS, via the coding sequence GTGGCAAGACACGATCGTGAGGAATCTCTCGAGGAACAGCTCGCATGGCTCGACGCCATCAAGGAGCAGGAGGAGGCGCCTGTCGTCGCGGCGAAGAGCGCCGCCGTGGTGGAAGACGCCGTCATCTCGCCATACCCGAAAGACCCCTGGAGCTCGGTGCCGACCGAGTCGGACGCGACGTCGTCGCCACTGTTCCGCGCGGCCGTCGACTCGGCCTACCAGCCTGCGAGCGCATCCACGACCGTGATCGTTCCTCCGGCCGAAGACGCCGACGCGGCCGAGTGGATGGAGGTCTCCGAAACGGTGAGCGCCTTCACCGTGCCGCCCCCCAGCGCGTCCACCAAGCAGGACAACGACGGGTTCCTCGCGCCGCTCAAGCCGTTACCTCGCCAGGAGCCGGGTGACGCCGACACCTACACCCCGAGTGAGTTCACCGAGCCCGCGATCCGCACGCCGTACGTGGAGCCCGAACCGGAACCGTCCCGCGGTCTGTTCGAGCAACCCCACCGTCCGGCCGAGCCGGCCGAGCCCTTCAAACTCGTTCCGGCCAGGCCCCTCGGCCCCGACACCGGCTCGTTCGAGCCCACGGTCTCCGAAACCCAGCGGTTCACCTTCGGCAGCTCGGAGTTCGGCGGCAAGGACTCCGGCCGGTCCACCTCCGGCGGCGCCGATTCCGCCTCGGGGACGGGTCAGTTCGCGGTCGGCGGTACGGACTCCGCCTCGGGCACGGGTCAGTTCGCGGTCGGCGACGCCGATTCCGCGTCGGGGACGGGTTCGTTCGCGGTCAGTGATGCCGAGTCCGATCGGTTCACCCCCGGCGGTGCTGATTCCGCCTCGGGGACGGGTCAGTTCGCGGTCGGCGGTACGGATTCCGCCTCGGGCACAGGTCAGTTCGCGGTCGGCGGTGTGGATTCCGGCCGGTCCACCTCCGATGGTGCCGATTCCGCTTCGGGGACGGGTCAGTTCGCGGTCAGCGGTACGGATTCCGCCTCGGGCACGGGCCAGTTCGCGGTCGGCGGTGCCGAGTCTGATCGGTTCACCTCCGGCGGCACGGATTCCGAAGGGTTCACCGACGGCGGCGAACACGACAGAGACCGGTCCATCTTCAAGGCCGCCGAACCGGCCGAGGCCAAGGAGTCACCCAGGACGACGTCCGGGCATTTCGGCTCCGAGCCGGTCGAGCCGTTCCGGACCCCTCAATCCTTCGGCGCCGACAGGCCGCAGCCGGCCCCGTCGCCGGATCGTTCTGCCCCGGATCGTTCTGCCCCGGGTTCGTTCGGCTCGGACTTCTCCGGCCCTCAGGACTCTCCGGGTTTCTCCGGCTTCTCCGGGCCTTCGGCTTTCGGCCGCGAACGGGACACGGCCTTCGGGCCCAGCCGGGACACGCCTTCCCCCGCCGATCGTCCTTCCTTTGACCGGGTCTCTTTCGACCGGGCCGACCGGGTCTCCCCTGACCGGGCCGAACAGGTTCCGACCGGCCGGGACACGGTCTCCGCTCCGGAGAGGGAGACCGCCTTCGCGCCGGGACCGGACACGATCACGCCCGCGCGAGAGCCGTACCAGGCACGCCGTCGCCAGTCACCGGTTCCGCCACCCGCCTTCAGCACCCCGTCCCGGCCGCAGGTTCCGGGTGTTCCCCGGCAGTCGGCGGACAGCCTGGACCCCGAATCGCTGCTCAAGGGCCGTCGCAACTCGCCCGCCGGAGGGTGGCGAAAGCTGATCTACAAGGCGTCGGCAGGCCTGATCAAGCCCGGGGAGTCCCCCGAGGTCCGCCGTCGCCGCGAGCTGGTCAGCCGTGCTCGCACCCCCGTCGCCACCGGTCATCACCGCGTCGCCGTACTCAGCCTGAAGGGCGGTGTCGGCAAGACCACCACCACGGTCGGTCTCGGCGCGACCCTCGCCCAGGTCCGCGGCGACAGGGTCATCGCGGTCGACGCCAATCCCGATCGGGGCACCCTGTCGGACAAGGTCGAGCTCGAAACCTCCGCCACCGTCCGTGACCTGCTCAACGAGCGCCAGCAGATCAAGCGCTATGTCGACATAAGGGCTTTCACCTCTCAGGCCCCGTCCCGCCTGGAGATCCTCGCCTCCGACCGCGACCCGTCGGTGTCCGAGGCGTTCAGCGCGTCGGACTACCAGTCGGTCTCCCAGGTCCTGGAGAACTTCTACTCGATCTGCATCACCGACTGCGGCACCGGCCTGCTTCACTCGGCCATGTCCGGAGTGCTCGGACTGGCCGACCAGCTCGTTCTGGTCAGCTCACCGTCCGTCGACGGCGCCCGCGCCGCCTCGGCGACGCTGGACTGGCTGGAAGCCCACCATTACGAAGACCTGGTCCGCTCCGCCACGGTGGTCCTGTGCAGCGTCCGTCCCCGGTCAAAGTCCACGGTGGACCTCGACCGCCTGGAAGCCCACTTCGCAGCCCGCTGCCGCGCCGTGATCCGCGTCCCCTACGACCCACACCTCGAAGAGGGCGCGGAGATCGACCTGGAAAGGCTGCAACCCGCCACCCGCGAGTCCTACCTTCGCCTGGCCGCCTCGGTAGGCGACGGCTTCGCCGGATTGCAATCCTGA
- a CDS encoding NAD(P)H-quinone oxidoreductase, protein MRAIMIDEPGGPEVLVWREVPDPRPERGEVLIDVTASAVNRADTLQRQGFYNPPPGASPYPGLECSGVVAEVGSDVEDFKAGDRVCALLAGGGYAEKVAVPWQQVMRIPDGVDLVEAAGLPEVACTVWSNVFMTARLRKGETLLVHGGSSGIGTLAIQLAKAFGSHVVVTAGSAEKIARCLELGADEAINYREEDFAEKVKADVILDIMGGKYLRGNVKALKTGGRLVVIGLQGGAKGELDLGALLAKRASVHGTTLRARPTDEKGAIVRGTVDNVWPLVDAGVIRPVVHARVPMSDAAEAHRIMETGDHIGKILLVS, encoded by the coding sequence ATGCGCGCCATCATGATCGACGAACCAGGTGGACCCGAAGTTCTGGTCTGGCGAGAGGTCCCCGACCCCCGGCCTGAGCGTGGCGAGGTCCTCATCGACGTGACCGCCTCGGCGGTCAACAGGGCCGACACGCTGCAGAGACAGGGTTTCTACAATCCGCCTCCCGGTGCCTCGCCGTACCCCGGGCTGGAATGCTCCGGCGTGGTCGCCGAGGTGGGTTCCGACGTCGAGGACTTCAAGGCGGGCGACCGGGTGTGCGCGCTGCTCGCCGGTGGCGGTTACGCGGAGAAGGTCGCGGTGCCCTGGCAGCAGGTCATGCGAATCCCTGACGGTGTGGACCTGGTCGAGGCCGCCGGACTGCCCGAGGTGGCGTGCACCGTCTGGTCCAACGTGTTCATGACCGCGCGGCTCAGGAAGGGCGAGACCCTTCTCGTTCACGGCGGTTCCAGCGGGATCGGGACGTTGGCCATACAGCTGGCGAAGGCGTTCGGCTCCCACGTGGTCGTCACCGCCGGCTCGGCCGAGAAGATCGCCCGCTGCCTGGAGCTGGGCGCGGACGAGGCGATCAACTACCGCGAGGAGGACTTCGCGGAAAAGGTCAAGGCCGATGTGATTCTCGACATCATGGGCGGCAAATATCTGCGGGGGAACGTGAAGGCCCTCAAGACCGGCGGACGGCTGGTCGTGATCGGGCTGCAGGGCGGCGCGAAGGGTGAGCTCGACCTGGGAGCGCTTCTGGCCAAGCGTGCCTCCGTGCACGGAACCACGCTCCGCGCGCGGCCCACCGACGAGAAGGGCGCCATCGTGCGCGGAACGGTGGACAACGTCTGGCCTCTCGTCGACGCCGGGGTGATCCGGCCCGTGGTGCACGCCCGGGTGCCCATGAGCGACGCCGCCGAAGCCCACAGGATCATGGAAACCGGAGACCACATCGGGAAAATCCTGCTAGTAAGTTGA
- a CDS encoding bacterial proteasome activator family protein, whose amino-acid sequence MNAEESTPHIVVMGPQGGQNEEDGGERSVADLVEQPAKVMRIGSMIRQLLEEVRAAPLDEASRKRLKEIHQSSIKELEDGLAPELVDELERLSLPFTEDNNGTPPSEAELRVAHAQLVGWLEGLFHGIQTTLFAQQMAARAQLENMRRALPGGVSLQQQEGPQGGSSGPYL is encoded by the coding sequence ATGAACGCTGAGGAGAGCACTCCGCACATCGTGGTCATGGGACCCCAGGGAGGTCAGAACGAGGAGGACGGCGGGGAGCGGTCCGTCGCCGACCTGGTCGAGCAGCCTGCCAAGGTGATGCGCATCGGCAGCATGATCCGCCAGCTCCTCGAGGAGGTTCGCGCGGCTCCGCTGGACGAGGCCAGCCGCAAGCGCCTCAAGGAGATCCACCAGAGTTCCATCAAGGAGCTTGAGGACGGTTTGGCGCCCGAGCTGGTCGACGAGCTTGAACGACTGTCGTTGCCCTTCACCGAGGACAACAACGGCACCCCGCCGAGCGAGGCCGAGCTGAGGGTCGCCCACGCGCAGTTGGTCGGCTGGCTTGAGGGGCTGTTCCACGGGATACAGACCACGCTTTTCGCCCAGCAGATGGCGGCTCGGGCTCAATTGGAGAACATGCGCAGGGCGCTCCCCGGCGGTGTGTCCCTCCAGCAGCAGGAAGGGCCGCAGGGCGGCAGTTCGGGTCCCTACCTGTAA
- a CDS encoding HAD family hydrolase: protein MGSPKLVATDLDGTALRSDGTVSPRTAAAFALVENAGATLVFVTGRPPRWMHTVAAVVHHRGLAICANGALVYDLHTEQIVKSHLMHSDVLEEVVRRLREKVPELAFAVEYEGGFAHESDFRLGGWDRREVVGLRVGMATLTSQPCAKLLALHPRMDPDILQATVCELVGDLVTPTHSSGRALIEMSALGVTKATALADLAETQEIKPADVIAFGDMPNDLPMLQWAGTSYAVANAHTKVLAAVDHVTAANNDDGVARVLEELYG from the coding sequence ATGGGAAGCCCCAAGCTTGTCGCCACCGACCTTGACGGCACCGCTCTGCGCTCGGACGGCACCGTCTCCCCTCGTACCGCAGCCGCATTCGCGCTCGTGGAGAACGCCGGGGCCACGCTGGTCTTCGTGACCGGTAGGCCACCTCGATGGATGCACACGGTTGCGGCAGTCGTGCACCATCGGGGGCTGGCCATATGCGCCAATGGCGCCCTTGTCTACGACCTGCACACCGAACAGATCGTCAAATCCCATCTAATGCACTCAGACGTGCTCGAAGAGGTCGTTAGACGACTCCGCGAAAAGGTTCCCGAGCTGGCCTTCGCGGTGGAATACGAAGGCGGATTCGCTCACGAATCGGACTTCCGTCTCGGGGGCTGGGATAGGCGGGAGGTCGTCGGGCTCCGTGTCGGAATGGCCACACTCACCTCACAGCCCTGCGCCAAACTCCTGGCCCTGCACCCTCGGATGGATCCCGACATTCTCCAGGCGACGGTCTGCGAACTGGTCGGTGATCTGGTCACCCCCACCCACTCCAGCGGCCGGGCTCTGATCGAGATGAGCGCGCTGGGCGTCACGAAGGCCACGGCACTGGCCGATCTCGCGGAGACACAGGAGATCAAACCCGCCGACGTGATCGCGTTCGGGGACATGCCCAATGATCTGCCCATGCTGCAGTGGGCCGGTACTTCCTACGCGGTCGCCAACGCCCACACGAAGGTGTTGGCCGCGGTCGATCACGTGACCGCGGCCAACAACGACGACGGGGTCGCCAGAGTCCTTGAGGAGCTCTACGGGTAA
- a CDS encoding cold-shock protein: MAQGTVKWFNAEKGFGFIAPDGGAPDVFVHFSEIQGNGYRSLEDGQRVEFEITQGQKGPQASQVRAV, from the coding sequence ATGGCTCAGGGAACCGTCAAGTGGTTCAACGCTGAAAAGGGCTTCGGCTTCATCGCACCGGATGGCGGTGCACCGGATGTGTTCGTGCACTTCTCCGAGATCCAAGGCAACGGCTACCGTAGCCTCGAAGACGGCCAGCGGGTCGAGTTCGAGATCACGCAGGGCCAGAAGGGCCCGCAGGCCTCGCAGGTCCGCGCCGTCTGA
- a CDS encoding IS1182 family transposase: MSLRSTGSDQIPAATLAVARAAFPKGSLAIRIRDALGVLFQDRDFAAAFSARGRPALSPARLALVSILQFGEGLSDRQAAEAVRARIDWKYALGLELTDAGFDYSVLSEFRARLIAGSLEQSLLDTILDRAVTAGLLRAGGRQRTDSTHVLMAMRTMNRLEQVHETVRAALNALAAAAPDWLLAQAEPGWFERYEARVEDYRLPKSKAERIHFGHEIGADGNGVLCAVYSQAAPGWLRDIPAVQTLRHVWIQQYVTIDNQLRWLTSDEQPPGTIRQISPYDGDARSGTKRDSHWDGYKVHLTETCDTDAPHLITNVITAPSPGSDYEATDQVQEALASRGLTPAVHLADKGYMSAHNLARADRRGIELLGPMMPDNAWQNAEGNGFAVNDFAIDWDNRAMTCPTGATSLPWANETDQGGTPVIRVRFSMRDCKACLSRDLCTRGAKGRRITLRPQQEHEALQRARQRQSTDQWQQRYAHRAGVEGTIAQGVKGFGLRRSRYRGTAKTHLQHLLIAAAMNLTRLDAWLTGTPLAPTRTSHFAALLPAA, encoded by the coding sequence GTGTCGCTGCGTTCGACTGGTTCCGATCAGATTCCGGCGGCCACTCTGGCGGTAGCTCGGGCAGCCTTCCCGAAGGGCAGCCTGGCGATCCGTATCCGAGATGCGTTGGGTGTCCTGTTCCAGGACAGGGACTTCGCCGCGGCGTTCTCCGCCCGCGGCCGTCCAGCGCTGTCCCCGGCTCGGCTGGCGCTGGTGTCGATCCTGCAGTTCGGCGAGGGACTGTCCGACCGGCAGGCGGCCGAGGCCGTGCGGGCGCGGATCGACTGGAAGTACGCGCTCGGGTTAGAGCTGACCGACGCGGGCTTTGACTACTCGGTGCTCAGCGAGTTTCGGGCTCGCCTGATCGCAGGATCGCTTGAACAAAGCCTGCTGGACACGATCCTGGATCGTGCCGTGACCGCCGGGCTGCTTCGAGCCGGGGGCCGGCAGCGGACCGACTCCACCCACGTGCTCATGGCCATGCGCACGATGAATCGGCTGGAGCAGGTGCATGAAACGGTGCGCGCCGCGCTTAACGCGCTGGCCGCCGCCGCACCCGACTGGCTGCTGGCTCAGGCCGAACCCGGATGGTTCGAACGTTATGAGGCCCGCGTCGAGGACTATCGACTGCCCAAGAGCAAGGCCGAACGCATCCACTTCGGCCACGAGATCGGCGCCGACGGGAACGGCGTCCTGTGCGCGGTGTATTCGCAGGCCGCTCCTGGATGGCTGCGCGACATCCCCGCGGTGCAGACCCTGCGCCACGTGTGGATCCAGCAGTACGTCACCATCGACAATCAACTGCGCTGGCTAACTTCTGACGAGCAGCCTCCAGGCACGATCCGCCAGATCTCGCCCTACGACGGCGACGCACGATCCGGTACCAAGCGCGACTCGCACTGGGACGGCTACAAGGTCCACCTCACCGAGACGTGCGACACCGACGCCCCGCATTTGATCACTAACGTGATCACCGCGCCGTCGCCCGGCAGCGACTACGAGGCCACCGACCAGGTTCAGGAGGCCCTGGCCTCGCGTGGGCTGACACCGGCGGTGCACTTGGCCGACAAGGGCTACATGAGCGCGCACAACCTCGCCCGCGCCGATCGTCGCGGCATAGAACTACTGGGACCGATGATGCCCGACAATGCCTGGCAAAACGCCGAGGGCAACGGCTTTGCCGTCAACGACTTCGCCATCGACTGGGACAACCGCGCCATGACCTGCCCCACCGGAGCCACCAGCCTGCCCTGGGCCAACGAAACCGACCAAGGCGGAACTCCGGTCATCCGGGTGCGCTTTTCCATGCGTGACTGCAAGGCCTGTCTCAGCCGGGACCTGTGCACCCGCGGGGCCAAAGGTCGGCGCATCACCCTGCGCCCACAGCAGGAGCATGAAGCCCTGCAACGCGCCCGGCAGCGGCAAAGCACCGACCAATGGCAGCAACGCTATGCCCACCGGGCAGGCGTGGAGGGCACCATCGCCCAAGGCGTCAAAGGCTTTGGCCTGCGCAGATCCCGCTACCGCGGGACCGCCAAGACCCACCTCCAGCACCTACTCATCGCCGCGGCGATGAACCTCACCAGGCTCGACGCATGGCTTACCGGAACGCCGCTGGCCCCGACCCGCACCTCGCATTTCGCCGCTCTGCTTCCGGCAGCATGA
- the serS gene encoding serine--tRNA ligase, with the protein MIDLRTLREDPDRLRASQRARGEDDSVVETLLDLDERRRGALNRFETLRAEQKSIGKSVSRASGDEKTALLERAKDLSTHVKSAEAEAENLAGELDDLLYTVPNIVEEGVPAGGEDDFVVLEEIGEKPSFDFTPKDHLELGELLGAIDMERGAKVSGSRFFFLKGVGARLQLGLLNMAMQQAIEAGFVPMITPVLVKPESMKGTGFLGAHASEVYHLPEDDLFLVGTSEVPMAAYHADEILDGSALPYRYAGWSSCFRREAGSYGKDTRGIIRVHQFDKVEMFSYARPEDAHEEHRRLLAWEKEMLAKVELPYRVIDTAAGDLGSSASRKFDCEAWVPSQGRYRELTSTSNCTDFQARRLGVRFRDSNGKPQHVATLNGTLATTRWIVAILENHQRADGSVVIPEALRPYVGLDVLEPVK; encoded by the coding sequence GTGATTGACCTGCGTACCCTTCGTGAGGATCCCGACCGGCTACGGGCGTCGCAGCGTGCCCGCGGTGAGGACGACTCTGTCGTCGAAACGCTGCTTGACCTCGACGAGCGACGGCGCGGCGCGCTGAACCGCTTCGAGACGCTGCGCGCCGAGCAGAAAAGCATCGGCAAGTCGGTGTCCCGTGCCTCAGGGGACGAGAAGACGGCCCTGCTGGAGCGGGCCAAAGACCTCTCGACGCATGTCAAGTCGGCCGAGGCCGAGGCCGAGAACCTGGCCGGAGAGCTCGACGATCTGCTCTACACGGTGCCCAACATCGTGGAGGAGGGGGTTCCGGCCGGAGGCGAGGACGACTTCGTCGTGCTGGAGGAGATCGGGGAGAAGCCGAGCTTCGACTTCACGCCCAAGGATCACCTGGAGCTCGGCGAGCTGCTCGGCGCGATCGACATGGAGCGCGGGGCGAAGGTCTCGGGCTCGCGCTTCTTCTTCCTGAAGGGCGTCGGCGCACGGCTCCAGCTCGGGCTGCTCAACATGGCCATGCAGCAGGCGATCGAGGCGGGCTTCGTCCCGATGATCACCCCGGTGCTGGTCAAGCCGGAGTCGATGAAGGGCACCGGTTTCCTCGGCGCCCACGCCAGCGAGGTCTACCACCTGCCCGAGGACGACCTGTTCCTGGTCGGCACGAGCGAGGTGCCGATGGCGGCCTACCACGCCGACGAGATCCTCGACGGTTCCGCGCTGCCGTACCGCTACGCCGGATGGTCCTCGTGCTTCCGCCGCGAGGCCGGCTCGTACGGCAAGGACACCCGGGGCATCATCCGGGTCCACCAGTTCGACAAGGTCGAGATGTTCTCCTACGCGCGTCCCGAGGACGCGCACGAGGAGCACCGGCGCCTGCTCGCCTGGGAGAAGGAGATGCTCGCCAAGGTCGAGCTGCCCTACCGGGTGATCGACACCGCGGCCGGCGACCTGGGGTCCTCGGCCTCGCGGAAGTTCGACTGCGAGGCGTGGGTGCCCAGCCAGGGCCGGTACCGCGAGCTCACCTCGACCTCCAACTGCACCGACTTCCAGGCCCGCCGCCTCGGCGTGCGGTTCCGTGACTCGAACGGCAAGCCACAGCACGTGGCCACCCTGAACGGCACCCTGGCCACCACCCGCTGGATCGTCGCCATCCTGGAGAACCACCAGCGGGCCGACGGCTCCGTCGTGATCCCCGAGGCCCTGCGCCCCTACGTGGGCCTGGACGTCCTCGAACCCGTCAAGTAG